In one Brienomyrus brachyistius isolate T26 chromosome 7, BBRACH_0.4, whole genome shotgun sequence genomic region, the following are encoded:
- the pip5kl1 gene encoding phosphatidylinositol 4-phosphate 5-kinase-like protein 1 isoform X1, producing the protein MSLNEQMEMTGEGTRPHSRAAKRRLWGGLRQQWRLLGLFEIGPQHEFYDLTCMMKEGLQAAVQNTIDNPPPDELSEEDFEMEVTQIHESFRMETFAGPVFAWLRRSLGMSERDYQQSLATPQGCYLQFISNSKSKADFFLTNDKRFFLKTQSKREVKFLLSNLKIYLEHLERYPHSLLVKFLGVHRIKIPHQRKKYFIVMQSVFFPDERIEARYDIKGCEVSRWTNPAPEGSQVIVVLKDLNFEGKQITLEQQQPWLLRQVEIDTAFLQRLNVLDYSLLLAHQPLHRDERAMGLSFASVIMRTTKSVNPGCSPAHSSHAFVPGAVLEEDSALLVAQVDRATARCRVMETYHEDGLRQDPADVEASVTDPGLRELLVQNRRLLPSTKNPLHVIDGRELRYFVGIIDIFTVYGFRKKLEHLWKRFRYPGQSFSTISPPAYAQRLCQWVQGHSQ; encoded by the exons ATGAGCCTGAACGAG CAGATGGAGATGACGGGAGAGGGCACACGTCCTCATTCACGGGCGGCTAAGCGACGCCTTTGGGGGGGCCTGAGGCAGCAGTggaggctgctgggattgttcgAGATTGGCCCCCAACACGAGTTCTACGACCTCACTTGCATGATGAAGGAGGGCCTGCAGGCCGCTGTGCAGAACACCATCGACAATCCTCCCCCG GATGAACTTTCTGAAGAAGATTTTGAAATGGAAGTCACACAAATACATGAG AGTTTCAGAATGGAGACATTTGCAGGTCCCGTGTTTGCCTGGCTGCGACGCTCCCTGGGCATGTCTGAGAGGGACTACCAGCAATCTCTAGCAACCCCGCAGGGCTGCTACCTGCAGTTCATTAGCAACTCCAAGAGCAAGGCTGACTTCTTCCTCAC GAATGACAAGAGGTTCTTTCTGAAGACACAGAGCAAACGGGAAGTGAAATTCCTCCTGTCCAACTTGAAAATCTACCTGGAGCACCTGGAGCGCTATCCCCACTCTCTACTTGTCAAGTTCCTGG GCGTCCACCGGATCAAAATTCCCCATCAGAGGAAG AAATACTTCATTGTAATGCAGAGCGTTTTCTTCCCCGATGAGAGAATCGAAGCCAG GTATGACATCAAAGGCTGTGAGGTGAGCCGGtggaccaaccctgcccccgaAGGGAGCCAGGTCATCGTGGTCTTGAAAGACCTGAACTTTGAGGGCAAGCAGATCACGTTGG AACAACAGCAGCCCTGGCTGCTCCGCCAGGTGGAGATTGACACGGCCTTCCTGCAGAGACTGAACGTGCTGGACTACAGCCTGCTGCTGGCCCACCAGCCCTTGCACCGGGATGAGCGAGCGATGGGCCTTTCCTTTGCCAGCGTCATCATGCGCACCACCAA GTCGGTGAACCCGGGTTGTAGCCCCGCCCACAGCAGCCACGCCTTCGTCCCAGGGGCGGTCCTGGAGGAGGACTCCGCCCTGCTGGTGGCGCAGGTGGACCGGGCGACAGCGCGCTGCCGTGTAATGGAGACGTATCACGAGGACGGCCTGCGGCAGGATCCCGCTGACGTGGAAGCTTCGGTGACAGACCCAGGGCTGCGGGAACTCCTGGTCCAGAACCGGAGGCTGCTGCCCAGCACCAAGAACCCACTGCATGTCATCGATGGCCGGGAGCTGCGCTACTTCGTGGGCATCATCGACATCTTCACCGTCTACGGCTTCCGCAAGAAGCTGGAGCACCTTTGGAAGCGGTTTCGCTACCCGGGCCAGTCTTTCTCCACCATCAGCCCCCCCGCATACGCTCAGAGGCTCTGCCAGTGGGTGCAGGGGCACAGCCAGTGA
- the pip5kl1 gene encoding phosphatidylinositol 4-phosphate 5-kinase-like protein 1 isoform X2, whose protein sequence is MSLNEMEMTGEGTRPHSRAAKRRLWGGLRQQWRLLGLFEIGPQHEFYDLTCMMKEGLQAAVQNTIDNPPPDELSEEDFEMEVTQIHESFRMETFAGPVFAWLRRSLGMSERDYQQSLATPQGCYLQFISNSKSKADFFLTNDKRFFLKTQSKREVKFLLSNLKIYLEHLERYPHSLLVKFLGVHRIKIPHQRKKYFIVMQSVFFPDERIEARYDIKGCEVSRWTNPAPEGSQVIVVLKDLNFEGKQITLEQQQPWLLRQVEIDTAFLQRLNVLDYSLLLAHQPLHRDERAMGLSFASVIMRTTKSVNPGCSPAHSSHAFVPGAVLEEDSALLVAQVDRATARCRVMETYHEDGLRQDPADVEASVTDPGLRELLVQNRRLLPSTKNPLHVIDGRELRYFVGIIDIFTVYGFRKKLEHLWKRFRYPGQSFSTISPPAYAQRLCQWVQGHSQ, encoded by the exons ATGAGCCTGAACGAG ATGGAGATGACGGGAGAGGGCACACGTCCTCATTCACGGGCGGCTAAGCGACGCCTTTGGGGGGGCCTGAGGCAGCAGTggaggctgctgggattgttcgAGATTGGCCCCCAACACGAGTTCTACGACCTCACTTGCATGATGAAGGAGGGCCTGCAGGCCGCTGTGCAGAACACCATCGACAATCCTCCCCCG GATGAACTTTCTGAAGAAGATTTTGAAATGGAAGTCACACAAATACATGAG AGTTTCAGAATGGAGACATTTGCAGGTCCCGTGTTTGCCTGGCTGCGACGCTCCCTGGGCATGTCTGAGAGGGACTACCAGCAATCTCTAGCAACCCCGCAGGGCTGCTACCTGCAGTTCATTAGCAACTCCAAGAGCAAGGCTGACTTCTTCCTCAC GAATGACAAGAGGTTCTTTCTGAAGACACAGAGCAAACGGGAAGTGAAATTCCTCCTGTCCAACTTGAAAATCTACCTGGAGCACCTGGAGCGCTATCCCCACTCTCTACTTGTCAAGTTCCTGG GCGTCCACCGGATCAAAATTCCCCATCAGAGGAAG AAATACTTCATTGTAATGCAGAGCGTTTTCTTCCCCGATGAGAGAATCGAAGCCAG GTATGACATCAAAGGCTGTGAGGTGAGCCGGtggaccaaccctgcccccgaAGGGAGCCAGGTCATCGTGGTCTTGAAAGACCTGAACTTTGAGGGCAAGCAGATCACGTTGG AACAACAGCAGCCCTGGCTGCTCCGCCAGGTGGAGATTGACACGGCCTTCCTGCAGAGACTGAACGTGCTGGACTACAGCCTGCTGCTGGCCCACCAGCCCTTGCACCGGGATGAGCGAGCGATGGGCCTTTCCTTTGCCAGCGTCATCATGCGCACCACCAA GTCGGTGAACCCGGGTTGTAGCCCCGCCCACAGCAGCCACGCCTTCGTCCCAGGGGCGGTCCTGGAGGAGGACTCCGCCCTGCTGGTGGCGCAGGTGGACCGGGCGACAGCGCGCTGCCGTGTAATGGAGACGTATCACGAGGACGGCCTGCGGCAGGATCCCGCTGACGTGGAAGCTTCGGTGACAGACCCAGGGCTGCGGGAACTCCTGGTCCAGAACCGGAGGCTGCTGCCCAGCACCAAGAACCCACTGCATGTCATCGATGGCCGGGAGCTGCGCTACTTCGTGGGCATCATCGACATCTTCACCGTCTACGGCTTCCGCAAGAAGCTGGAGCACCTTTGGAAGCGGTTTCGCTACCCGGGCCAGTCTTTCTCCACCATCAGCCCCCCCGCATACGCTCAGAGGCTCTGCCAGTGGGTGCAGGGGCACAGCCAGTGA
- the dpm2 gene encoding dolichol phosphate-mannose biosynthesis regulatory protein, whose protein sequence is MATGVDQVVGMGLVAFSLILFSYYTVWVIVLPFVDSDHIIQKYFLPREYSVILPGVAALILILCVGTFIGAVTWRNRKPKKVD, encoded by the exons ATG GCAACTGGAGTGGATCAAGTTGTCGGGATGGGCCTGGTTGCCTTCAGCCTTATCTTGTTTAGCTACTACACGGTCTGGGTGATAGTCCTG CCATTCGTGGACAGCGACCACATCATCCAGAAGTACTTTCTTCCTCGAGAATATTCGGTGATCCTGCCTGGTGTGGCAGCATTAATCCTTATTCTTTGCGTGG GAACTTTCATCGGTGCGGTGACCTGGAGGAATCGCAAGCCCAAGAAAGTGGACTAG
- the pip5kl1 gene encoding phosphatidylinositol 4-phosphate 5-kinase-like protein 1 isoform X3, translated as MEVTQIHESFRMETFAGPVFAWLRRSLGMSERDYQQSLATPQGCYLQFISNSKSKADFFLTNDKRFFLKTQSKREVKFLLSNLKIYLEHLERYPHSLLVKFLGVHRIKIPHQRKKYFIVMQSVFFPDERIEARYDIKGCEVSRWTNPAPEGSQVIVVLKDLNFEGKQITLEQQQPWLLRQVEIDTAFLQRLNVLDYSLLLAHQPLHRDERAMGLSFASVIMRTTKSVNPGCSPAHSSHAFVPGAVLEEDSALLVAQVDRATARCRVMETYHEDGLRQDPADVEASVTDPGLRELLVQNRRLLPSTKNPLHVIDGRELRYFVGIIDIFTVYGFRKKLEHLWKRFRYPGQSFSTISPPAYAQRLCQWVQGHSQ; from the exons ATGGAAGTCACACAAATACATGAG AGTTTCAGAATGGAGACATTTGCAGGTCCCGTGTTTGCCTGGCTGCGACGCTCCCTGGGCATGTCTGAGAGGGACTACCAGCAATCTCTAGCAACCCCGCAGGGCTGCTACCTGCAGTTCATTAGCAACTCCAAGAGCAAGGCTGACTTCTTCCTCAC GAATGACAAGAGGTTCTTTCTGAAGACACAGAGCAAACGGGAAGTGAAATTCCTCCTGTCCAACTTGAAAATCTACCTGGAGCACCTGGAGCGCTATCCCCACTCTCTACTTGTCAAGTTCCTGG GCGTCCACCGGATCAAAATTCCCCATCAGAGGAAG AAATACTTCATTGTAATGCAGAGCGTTTTCTTCCCCGATGAGAGAATCGAAGCCAG GTATGACATCAAAGGCTGTGAGGTGAGCCGGtggaccaaccctgcccccgaAGGGAGCCAGGTCATCGTGGTCTTGAAAGACCTGAACTTTGAGGGCAAGCAGATCACGTTGG AACAACAGCAGCCCTGGCTGCTCCGCCAGGTGGAGATTGACACGGCCTTCCTGCAGAGACTGAACGTGCTGGACTACAGCCTGCTGCTGGCCCACCAGCCCTTGCACCGGGATGAGCGAGCGATGGGCCTTTCCTTTGCCAGCGTCATCATGCGCACCACCAA GTCGGTGAACCCGGGTTGTAGCCCCGCCCACAGCAGCCACGCCTTCGTCCCAGGGGCGGTCCTGGAGGAGGACTCCGCCCTGCTGGTGGCGCAGGTGGACCGGGCGACAGCGCGCTGCCGTGTAATGGAGACGTATCACGAGGACGGCCTGCGGCAGGATCCCGCTGACGTGGAAGCTTCGGTGACAGACCCAGGGCTGCGGGAACTCCTGGTCCAGAACCGGAGGCTGCTGCCCAGCACCAAGAACCCACTGCATGTCATCGATGGCCGGGAGCTGCGCTACTTCGTGGGCATCATCGACATCTTCACCGTCTACGGCTTCCGCAAGAAGCTGGAGCACCTTTGGAAGCGGTTTCGCTACCCGGGCCAGTCTTTCTCCACCATCAGCCCCCCCGCATACGCTCAGAGGCTCTGCCAGTGGGTGCAGGGGCACAGCCAGTGA